Proteins encoded in a region of the Mucispirillum schaedleri ASF457 genome:
- a CDS encoding Lrp/AsnC family transcriptional regulator — MALDSIDVQILNMLIENGRISYTDIAKEVGMKPPSVIDRIKKMESDGIIYDYTARVDYRKMGFDMVAFVGIVMDNPVYIDDFENIFKNVDEDIVECYHVTGDFTLLLKVITKNTNTLAGIIRKLRELPGVASTNTILVFSTMVNRVHKI; from the coding sequence ATGGCTCTTGATTCTATAGATGTTCAAATTTTAAATATGCTTATAGAAAATGGAAGAATATCTTATACTGATATTGCTAAAGAAGTTGGTATGAAACCCCCTTCCGTTATTGATAGAATAAAAAAAATGGAAAGTGATGGTATAATTTATGACTATACTGCGAGAGTAGACTATCGCAAAATGGGTTTTGATATGGTAGCTTTTGTTGGTATTGTTATGGATAACCCTGTATATATTGATGATTTTGAAAATATTTTTAAAAATGTAGATGAAGATATAGTAGAATGTTACCATGTAACTGGTGATTTTACACTGCTTTTAAAAGTAATCACTAAAAATACTAATACATTAGCAGGTATTATCCGTAAATTAAGAGAGCTTCCGGGAGTTGCAAGCACAAACACAATATTAGTATTTTCAACTATGGTTAACAGAGTTCATAAAATATAA
- the dnaA gene encoding chromosomal replication initiator protein DnaA, protein MSNNKSESWQHIFNEIKEKVTDKEIVKWIKDFKIVFIEANTITLEAPNKYIKMWVEDHYLDYLKELLKDAYHIDANIKIVLKGNTISEKDKSNNSASEEKEDRQNHNNDYYSVPLNKQYTFETFVAGKSNRFAYAACMNAAKGFERLNNPIYIHGDVGLGKTHLMHAVGNQMRINFPKKNVICITGELYLREFLKSLSTRRMNEFNEKYESADVLLFDDVQFIAKGNATMEEFFFLFSKLYSNDKQIILTSNSLPDDISDLDRRLSSRFQSGLIVEIGTPSVDEKTAIIGNYLKINKYYISDDVIKFVAENIKSNSTRDLLGIINTIVVKGQLYNVEITVDYIQSELKSFFLQRDRVLSTNEIIQIVCEYYNIKLIDMQSKSRAVNIVIPRNMAIYLIYKNTPSSLASIGAVFKRDHSTIKNSISKVDKEIAANNDYTVNTLKELSSRMKVFQR, encoded by the coding sequence ATGTCTAATAATAAATCTGAATCTTGGCAGCATATTTTTAATGAAATAAAAGAAAAAGTTACAGATAAAGAAATAGTAAAATGGATAAAAGATTTTAAAATTGTATTTATAGAAGCTAATACTATCACTTTGGAAGCTCCAAATAAATATATTAAAATGTGGGTAGAAGACCATTATTTAGACTATCTTAAAGAACTTTTAAAAGATGCATACCATATTGATGCAAATATTAAAATAGTATTAAAAGGAAATACAATATCGGAAAAAGATAAGTCTAACAATAGTGCAAGTGAAGAAAAAGAAGACAGACAGAATCATAATAATGATTATTACAGTGTGCCTTTAAACAAGCAGTATACATTTGAAACATTTGTTGCAGGCAAGTCTAACAGGTTTGCTTATGCTGCATGTATGAATGCTGCAAAAGGTTTTGAAAGATTAAATAACCCTATTTATATTCATGGTGATGTAGGTCTTGGAAAAACTCACCTTATGCATGCAGTAGGTAATCAGATGCGTATAAATTTTCCTAAAAAAAATGTAATCTGTATTACAGGTGAACTTTATTTAAGGGAGTTTTTAAAATCTTTATCTACAAGACGAATGAATGAGTTTAATGAGAAATATGAGTCTGCTGATGTGCTGCTTTTTGATGATGTGCAGTTTATTGCAAAGGGTAATGCTACAATGGAAGAGTTTTTTTTCCTTTTCTCAAAACTTTACAGTAATGATAAGCAGATAATATTAACATCTAATTCACTTCCTGATGATATAAGTGATTTAGACAGGCGTCTTTCAAGCCGCTTTCAAAGTGGTTTAATTGTAGAAATAGGCACACCATCAGTTGATGAAAAAACAGCTATAATTGGAAACTATTTAAAAATTAATAAATACTATATAAGTGATGATGTTATTAAGTTTGTAGCTGAAAATATTAAGTCTAACAGCACAAGAGATTTACTTGGCATAATTAATACAATAGTTGTTAAAGGACAGCTTTATAATGTGGAAATAACTGTTGATTATATTCAAAGTGAGCTTAAAAGCTTTTTTTTACAAAGGGATAGAGTGCTTTCTACTAATGAGATAATTCAGATTGTTTGTGAATACTATAATATAAAACTTATAGATATGCAGTCAAAAAGCAGAGCAGTAAATATTGTTATACCAAGAAATATGGCAATATACCTTATTTATAAAAACACACCATCATCTCTAGCTTCTATTGGTGCTGTTTTTAAAAGAGACCACTCTACAATTAAAAACTCAATAAGTAAAGTAGATAAAGAAATAGCAGCTAATAATGATTATACAGTTAATACATTAAAAGAACTTTCAAGCAGAATGAAAGTTTTCCAAAGATAA
- a CDS encoding phosphoribosylaminoimidazolesuccinocarboxamide synthase, whose protein sequence is MNIVMKTEFPDLKLIGRGKVRDIYDLDDKLLIVSTDRLSAFDVILPNGIEGKGEVLTELSTFWFDKTSHIVKNHLITTKIEEMPAEVHKYKDILEGRSMLVKKAKPLLAECVVRGYITGSGMKDYLKTGAVCGIKLPAGLQEADKLPSPIFTPSTKADVGHDESISYEKMCDIVGKEYAEKMRDYTIKIYTFASELALSKGIIIADTKLEFGLYENEVILIDEVLTPDSSRFWFADKYKSGHIQDSMDKQIVRNYLETLDWDKKAPGPVLPENISKETSKRYREIAGLLTAE, encoded by the coding sequence ATGAATATAGTTATGAAAACAGAATTTCCTGACTTAAAACTTATAGGCAGAGGGAAAGTCAGGGATATTTATGATTTAGATGATAAATTATTAATAGTTTCAACTGACAGATTATCTGCTTTTGATGTAATACTTCCAAATGGTATAGAAGGAAAAGGAGAAGTTTTAACTGAACTTTCAACATTCTGGTTTGACAAAACTTCTCATATAGTAAAAAACCATCTTATTACTACAAAAATAGAAGAGATGCCTGCAGAAGTGCATAAATATAAAGATATACTTGAAGGCAGAAGTATGCTTGTAAAAAAAGCTAAACCCCTTTTAGCTGAATGTGTTGTCCGTGGTTATATTACAGGTTCTGGTATGAAAGATTATTTAAAAACAGGTGCTGTATGCGGTATTAAGCTGCCAGCAGGTCTGCAGGAAGCAGATAAGCTGCCATCACCTATTTTTACTCCATCTACAAAAGCAGATGTAGGTCATGACGAAAGTATATCCTATGAAAAAATGTGTGATATTGTTGGCAAAGAATATGCTGAAAAAATGCGTGATTACACTATTAAAATATATACATTTGCATCAGAGCTTGCTTTATCAAAAGGCATTATCATTGCAGATACTAAACTTGAATTTGGACTTTATGAAAATGAAGTTATATTAATAGATGAAGTTTTAACACCTGATTCATCTCGTTTCTGGTTTGCAGATAAATATAAATCAGGTCATATTCAGGACAGTATGGATAAACAGATTGTTCGCAATTATCTTGAAACTCTTGACTGGGATAAAAAGGCTCCGGGACCTGTTCTTCCAGAAAATATATCAAAAGAAACATCTAAAAGATATAGGGAAATTGCTGGGCTGTTAACAGCAGAATAA